The following is a genomic window from Crossiella equi.
GACTTCATCGCGCACATCCGGTCCCTGGGCGATGACTGGGACCTGGACGAGACCACCGAGTTCCTGGTGATCGCCGCGACCCTGCTCGACCTCAAGGCCGCGCGGCTGCTGCCCGCCGCGGACGTGGAGGACGAGGACGACCTCGCGTTGCTGGAGGCCCGCGACCTGCTGTTCGCGCGGCTGTTGCAGTACCGGGCGTACAAGCAGGTGGCCGCGCTGTTCGGCGAGCTCGAGTCCACCGCGCTGCGCCGCTACCCGCGGTCGGTGGCCATGGAGGAGCGCTACGTCGAGCTCATGCCCGAGGTCATGCTCGGCATGGACGCCCAGGCCTTCGCCGAGCTGGCCGCCGCGGTGTTCCGGCCCAAGCCGCCGCCCGTGGTCGGGCTGGCCCACCTGCACATGCACCCGGTCTCGGTGCGCGAGCACGCCGGGATCCTGCGGGTGCGGCTGGCCGAGCTCGGCGAGGCCAGCTTCGCCGAGCTCACCGAGGACTGCCAGGAGACGGTGGAGGTCGTGGCGCGGTTCCTCGCGCTGCTGGAGCTCTACCGGGAGACCGTGGTGCTGTTCCAGCAGGAGGAGCCCCTCGGGGACCTGGTGGTGCGCTGGGTCGGGGGCAGCCGGGAAGACGCGGAGCAGGCCGCCGCGGCCGCGCTGGCCGTCGGTGACGAGGAGGAGTACGGGTGACCGAGAACGACCGGGGCCTGCCGCCGGTGCCGCGCGCCGAGCCGGGCACCGAGGAGGAGACGGCGGGCGCCCCGGCCGCCGCGACCGAACCGGCACCGGAGGCCGTGCCCGAGCTCTCCGTCGCGGCCATCGACGCCGCCGACGAGGAGGAGGACGAGGACGCGGTTGTCCGCAACCCCCTGCCCGACCTCACCGAGGACTCGGCGCTGGAGTCCGCCCTGGAGGCGCTGCTGCTGGTCGTGGACGCGCCCATCGCCGAGGAGGCCCTGGCCGACGCGGTGGAGGTGCCGGTCAAGCGGGTCACCGTGACGCTGCGCCGGATGGCCGAGGAGCTCACCGAGTCCGGCAGCGGCATCGACCTGCGCCGCGTGGCCGATGGCTGGCGCTACTACACCCGCGACACCTACGCCCCGTTCGTGGAGCGCCTGCTGCTCAACGGCCAGCGCGCCAAGCTCACCCGCGCGGCCCTGGAGACCCTGGCCGTGATCGCCTACCGCCAGCCCGTCACCCGTGCCCGGGTGGCCGCCGTGCGCGGGGTGAACGTGGACGGGGTTATCCGCAGCCTGCTCGCCCGTGGTCTGATTGAGGAGACCGGTGCGGACCCGGATACCAACGGCATCCTCTACCGCACCACCGAGCTGTTCCTGGAGCGGCTGGGGCTGTCCTCGGTGAAGGAACTGCCCCCGCTCGCCCCGTTGTTGCCTGAAGTGGACGCGATCGATGAACTCGGACAATGAGCCGCAGGGTGTGCGGTTGCAGAAGGTGCTCTCCAAGGCCGGGATCGCCTCCCGGCGCGTGGCGGAGGACATGATCGCCGAGGGCCGGGTGGCCGTCGACGGTGAAGTGGTCACCGAACAAGGCCGCCGGGTCGACCCGGAGCACGCGGTGATCCACGTGGACGGCCTGCGCGTGATGGTCACCGGCAACCTGGTGCACCTGGCCCTGAACAAGCCGCGCGGAGTGCACACCACCATGTCCGACGACCGGGGCCGCCCCTGTGTCGGGGACTACGTGGCCGACCACGAGGAACGCCTGTTCCACGTCGGCCGCCTGGACGCCGAGACCGAGGGCCTGCTGCTGCTCACCAACGACGGCGAGCTCGCCCACCGGCTCATGCACCCCTCCTACAACGTCTACAAGACCTACCTGGTCGAGGTCGAGGGCCCGGTGCACCGCGACCTGGGCAAGCGCCTGCTGAACGGCGTGGAGCTCGACGACGGCCCGGTGAAGCTGGACAAGTACCTGGTCAAGGACAGCAACTCCGGCCGCGTGCTGATCGAGGTCGTGCTGCACGAGGGCCGCAACCGCATCGTGCGCCGCCTGTTCGACTCCGTCGGGCACCCGGTGCTGCGCCTGGTGCGCACCGCCGTCGGCGAGGTCCGGCTGGCCGGGCAGCGGCCCGGCGCGCTGCGCCCGCTGACCAGGGCCGAGGTCGGCGCGCTGTACAAGAACGTGGGGCTCTGAGACCCGGGCGGCTCAGGCCTCCAGGTACCGGAGCACGGCGAGCACCCGGCGGTGGTCGTTGCCCGCGATGGGCAGGCCCAGCTTGGTGAAGATGCTGCCCACGTACTTCTCCACCGCCCGCTCGGTGATCGTCAGCGCCTCGGCGATCCCGGCGTTGGACCGTCCCTCGGCCATCAGCCCCAGCACCTCGCGCTCGCGCGGGGTCAGGGTGGCCAGGGGGTCCTGGCGGCGGGACCGGGCCAGGATCTGGGCCACCACGTCCGGATCGAACACCGTGCCCCCGGCCGCGACCCTGGTCAGGGCCTGGGTGAACTCCTCGACGTCGGCCACCCGGTCCTTGAGCAGGTAGCCGATGCCGCTGAGCTCGCCGGTGATCAGATCGGCGGCGTAGCGCTCCTCCACGTACTGGCTGAGCACCAGGATCTTGGTCTCCGGCCAGGTCCGGCGGATCACCAGCGCCGCCCGCAGGCCCTCGTCGCGGTGCGTGGGCGGCATCCGCACGTCCACCACCGCCGCGTCCGGCCGGTGCCGCTCCACCGCGCGCAGCAACGCCTCCGCGTCGCCGACCGCCTCCAGGACCTCGTGCCCGCTCTCGGCCAGCAGCAGGGTCAGGCCCTGGCGCAGCAGCACGGCGTCCTCGGCGATCACGACTCGCATGGCAGCTCCACGGTCACGGCGGTCGGGCCCCCGGCGGGGCTGGAGATCGACAGCCTGCCATCCACACCCCCGGCCCGGTCGGCCAGACCCGCCAGGCCGGAGCCCGGCGTGGCCGCGGCCCCGCCCACGCCGTCGTCGGTCACCCTGATCACCAGGCGGTCCTCCTCGCGGCGGACCTCGACCCCGGCGCGGCTGGCGCGGGCGTGCTTGGCGATGTTGGTCAGCGCCTCGGCCACCACGAAGTAGCCGATGGCCTCGATGGTCTGCGTGGGGCGCGGGCTGACGTCGTAGCTGATGCGCACCGGCACCGGGCAGTGCGCGGCCAGCGCCGACAGGGCGGCGTCCAGGCCCCGGTCCTCCAGCACCGGCGGGTGCAGGCCCCGGGTCAGGCTGCGCAGCATCTCGATGGCGTCCTTGGCCTCCTGGTGGGCCTCCGCCACCAGCGTCATCGCGCCGTCCGGGTCGTTGCCGTGCCGGGCCCGGGCGCGGCCCAGCTTCATCGCCAGCGCCACCAGCTGCTGCTGCGCGCCGTCGTGCAGGTCCCGTTCGATGCGCCGCCGCTCCGCCTCCGCGGCCCGCATCGCCACCGACCGGCGCTCCTCCACCTCCCGCACCCGCGCGGCCAGGTCGGCAGCGGACTTCGGCTCCAGCACCGTGCGGGTCAGCGCCACGTGCACGATGGACATGCCGCGCACCAGCACCGGGGCCAGGAACAACAGCACCATGCCGACCACCAGGAACACCACCACCCAGAACAGCCAGTCCCCGCCCCGGAAGGGCGCCAGGCCGGTGGCGGTGGCCTGGTAGCGGCTGACGGCGTCGCGCAGCTCCGGCGGGTGCAGGCTCTCCAGCACCGCCACCCCGATCAGGTAGACCGGGCCGAACCAGGCGAAGAAGGTGAGCAGGCCGCTCGGCACGGCCAGCGCCGCGCGGGCCAGGTAGTAGCCGATCGTGCGCCACAGGGTTGGGTTGACGATCAGGCCCAGGGACTTGCCGAGCACGCCCTTGCGGTCGGGCAGGCGCAGCGCCGGGGTGACCTCGGCGTCGTGCAGCACCCGGAACTGCCCGGCCTCGACCCGGTTGGCCCAGGTCAGCAGGCGGCTGCCGAGCAGTACGACCAGGGGGCTGAGCAGCACCGTCGGCAGGAAGGCGAACACCAGCGGCAGCGGCGCGCCGACGAGCAGCAGGACCAGCGGCCACAGCGCGCCGGTGAAGGCCAGCAGGATCAGCCCGACCGGGACGACCAGCCAGAACGGGGCGAGCAGCAGACCGAGGGTGTTCCGCCAGGTGCGGGCGGACACGATGTCCCAGGCCAGCCGGTTGCCCAGGCCGGACCAGCTGATCGACACTCCTCTTCGGACAGTGGCCATACCGGGCAGCCTAGGAGCGCCACCCCTAGGGGACCACCGTGCGGGCCAGGGGATCCACTGACGTGGTAGCACCCTGGTGTTCTGGGGTGTTCACCCTGGAGACGCGGGCGCCTCCGCGCGGCAGGCTCAGCCGCATGATCGCCGCACCCACCGGGCCCCTGCCGAAACTGCTGGCCAGCACCGCGGCCGCCGGGCAGGGCATGTACAGCATGGTCGTGGCCGACACGGACGCGGAAGTCCGTGCCGCGCAACGGCTGCGGCACCGCGTCTTCGCCGAGGAGCTCGGCGCGCGCCTGGCCGGACCGTCCGGAGTGGACGTCGACGGGCTGGACGGGCACTGTGACCACCTGCTGATCAAGTCCGAGCCGAGTGGCGAGGTGGTCGGCACCTACCGCATCCTGTCGCCCTGGGCCGCGCGCCGCCGGGGCGGGCTCTACGCGGACGGCGAGTTCCGGCTGGGGGCCTTGGATGATCTTCGACCGTCGCTGGTGGAGCTCGGCCGGTCCTGTGTGGCCCCCGAGCACCGCAACGGCAGCGTCATCGGCCTCATGTGGGCCGGGATCTTCAGGTACGTCGCCCTGGTCGGGGCCCGCTGGGTGGCCGGTTGCGCCTCGATCCCGCTGGTCGACGGGGGTCTGCGCGCCGCCGGGGTGCGCGATGTCGTCCTGTCCCGCTCGCCCGCGCCCGCCGAGTACCGCGTCACACCCCGGAACCCGTGGCGGCACAAGGACGTTGTCCGGGGTAGAGAGGGGATCGCGTTGCCACCACTGATGCGGGGCTACCTGAGGCTGGGGGCGTGGGCGTGTGGGGAGCCCGCCCTGGACCCGGAGTTCGGCTGCGCGGACTTCTTCCTGTTGCTGGCCGTGGACCGGATGGATCCACGCTACTCGAGGAGGTTCCAGTGACCGCGAGGCGGCGCAAGCCCTTCAAGTGGACGCCGTTCACCCCGTGCGACCCGAGCTGCATCCCCAGCCGGGACGGCGAGCCCGTGGTGTCCCGGCTGGAACGGGCCCGCAGGCTGCTGCGCCTGGCCGGGTTCCTCGCCGTGGCCGTGCCGGTGTCCTGGTTCTTCGGCCGCATGTCACCGCGAAGACGCGGCCGGCTGGTGCAGGCCGGGGCGCGGGCCATGCTGCGCGCCCTGGACATCCGGCTGACCGTGCGCGGCACGCTGCCCAGCACGCCCACGCTGATCGTGGCCAACCACCTGTCCTGGGTGGACGGGCTGGTCATGCTCGCCACCCAGCCGCTCTACCAGGTCGCCAAGGCCGAGATCCGCTACATCCCGCTCTTCGGCGGTCTCGGCACCCGCGCGGGCACGGTGTGGATCAAGCGCGACAAGATGTCCCAGCTGCCGGGCGTGGTGGAGAAGATGCGCGTCCGGCTGGCCGAGGGCGCCCACGTCGCGGTCTTCCCCGAGGGGACCACGCGCTGCACCCCCGACGGCGCGGTGATGCGCCGGGCCAGCTTCCAGGCAGCCCTGGACGCGGGCGCCGCGGTGCAGCCCGCCCGGGTGGAGTTCTTCGGGCGGGAGGGGCGGCCGAGCACCATGCCCACCTTCATCGGCCGCGACGACCTGCTGCCCTCGATCGGGCGGGTGCTGCGGGCCCGGGGGCTGCACGCGACGGTGACCTTCGGCCAGGCCATCCCGGCCGGGACGGCGGGCACGCGCAAGGAGCTCGCGGCCCTGGCCAAGGACGGTTTCGACCGGCTCGGCGGGGAGGTGGCGGCGCGGGTGCCGGAGGAGGCGTTGGCCGCGACCGAGCCCACCGGCGCCGAGGGGGCCGGAGCCACCGGACGGCCCGGCCCGGCCGTCGAACGCGAGCGGGAGCTGGACGCCGCCTGAGACGGCAACCCCGTGGCCGCTCCGAACACCCGGAGCGGCCACGGTGTACTGGGCCGGCCAACACGGTGTACTGGGCCGGCCAACACGAGGTACGGGACCGGCCAACACGGGGTACCGGATTGGCCAACACGGGGTACGAAACCGGCAAACACGCCGGTGGGGGTGGTCTTGGTCGGCGTGTTTGCCGATCTCGTACCTCGTGTTTGCCGATCTCGTACGCCTCGGCGCCTGGAGGCGACGGTGGGCCGCCGGGAGATCCCAGCGGCCCACCGTCTTCTCGGAGTGGTCCGGACGAGCGCTCAGCGGAGCAGGTGCTGCCAGGTGAGGTGGTCCAGCTGGCCGGTGGCGGGCAGGCGGTAGGCCGTCTGCGCGTCCCGGACCGCCTGCTCTGTCGGCCCGTCGTACTCGCCGGTGGCCGGGCCGCGCATGCCCGCCGCGACCAGCAGCAGCTGGGCGGCGTGCACCGCCTCGCCCCGGTCGCCCCGGCGCAGCGCGCCCGGTACCAGCACCGGCCAGGTCTCCGCGCCGAACAGGCCCGTCTCGGGCAGCCCGGTGGCGGCCTCCACACGTTTGCCCGCGGCCTCGGTGCGCGGGTCGAACATGCCGTCCACCGGGACCTCGGCGTACCCGGCGTTGCGCAGCAGGCGCTGGGCCACCACGACCTTCTCGCTCCGGTCACCCGGTTGCAGCAGCGGCCAGACCACCGGGTCCAGGACCTTCTCCCGGCTGCCCATCGCCGTGGCCACCGCGCGGCGCAGCTCCGGCAGGCGCCCGTACAGGACGTTGCCCGGGCAGGCCGTGTTGTTGAAGTCGCGGTGGCCGAAGATCTGGCTGGTCGCGATGCCGTACTGCTGGCACATGTACTTGCACAGCGCCACCAGCGAGTTCCACTGGGCCGTGGTCGGGCCGACGCTGGTGTAGAGGCCCTCGTTCTCGATGCCCAGCGCCACGTTGTTCTGGCCCGAGGCGTGCGCGCTGACCACGTGCCGGGCACCGGCGCGCAGCACCTCCAGGCTGCGGTGGCGGCCCTCGGTGATGTGCCCGCCGCGGCTGTTGGTGAAGTGCTGGCCGGTGTCGATCCAGCCGTTGGAGTCCATGTGGTAGTTCTGGATGGACCGGGACAGCGCGAAGGCGTGCGCGAGGCTGTAGTCGGTGCTGTTCGCGGTGGCCGTGTGGTGCACGATGATCTTGACCGGCTTGCTGGCCAGCAGCGAGATCGCGCCGCTGGCGGGCCGGGCGTTCCAGGCCGCGGTGCCGTGGATGGTGGGCGCCAGCTCGCTCGCTCCGGCGAACAGGGGATCGGCTAGGCCGAGTGCCCCGGCCGCGGTCACGGTGAGTCCGCCGCGTAAGAACGCGCGGCGGCCGAACGGGTGGGGTGCAGGGTTCGACATGAGGACGACTCCCTCGTCTTGGGGGCAGGGAACCCCAGAGAAGTGGGTCGTTTGACGGTAAGAGCTGGTTCCGTATCCGGTAAGGGCCAAATGGGTTGGG
Proteins encoded in this region:
- a CDS encoding segregation/condensation protein A; this translates as MTETEQPAPEEPTAGAPAAEDHSGKFTVRLANFTGPFDLLLQLISQHQMDVTEVALHRVTDDFIAHIRSLGDDWDLDETTEFLVIAATLLDLKAARLLPAADVEDEDDLALLEARDLLFARLLQYRAYKQVAALFGELESTALRRYPRSVAMEERYVELMPEVMLGMDAQAFAELAAAVFRPKPPPVVGLAHLHMHPVSVREHAGILRVRLAELGEASFAELTEDCQETVEVVARFLALLELYRETVVLFQQEEPLGDLVVRWVGGSREDAEQAAAAALAVGDEEEYG
- the scpB gene encoding SMC-Scp complex subunit ScpB, which encodes MTENDRGLPPVPRAEPGTEEETAGAPAAATEPAPEAVPELSVAAIDAADEEEDEDAVVRNPLPDLTEDSALESALEALLLVVDAPIAEEALADAVEVPVKRVTVTLRRMAEELTESGSGIDLRRVADGWRYYTRDTYAPFVERLLLNGQRAKLTRAALETLAVIAYRQPVTRARVAAVRGVNVDGVIRSLLARGLIEETGADPDTNGILYRTTELFLERLGLSSVKELPPLAPLLPEVDAIDELGQ
- a CDS encoding pseudouridine synthase, which produces MNSDNEPQGVRLQKVLSKAGIASRRVAEDMIAEGRVAVDGEVVTEQGRRVDPEHAVIHVDGLRVMVTGNLVHLALNKPRGVHTTMSDDRGRPCVGDYVADHEERLFHVGRLDAETEGLLLLTNDGELAHRLMHPSYNVYKTYLVEVEGPVHRDLGKRLLNGVELDDGPVKLDKYLVKDSNSGRVLIEVVLHEGRNRIVRRLFDSVGHPVLRLVRTAVGEVRLAGQRPGALRPLTRAEVGALYKNVGL
- a CDS encoding LuxR C-terminal-related transcriptional regulator — encoded protein: MRVVIAEDAVLLRQGLTLLLAESGHEVLEAVGDAEALLRAVERHRPDAAVVDVRMPPTHRDEGLRAALVIRRTWPETKILVLSQYVEERYAADLITGELSGIGYLLKDRVADVEEFTQALTRVAAGGTVFDPDVVAQILARSRRQDPLATLTPREREVLGLMAEGRSNAGIAEALTITERAVEKYVGSIFTKLGLPIAGNDHRRVLAVLRYLEA
- a CDS encoding sensor histidine kinase — its product is MATVRRGVSISWSGLGNRLAWDIVSARTWRNTLGLLLAPFWLVVPVGLILLAFTGALWPLVLLLVGAPLPLVFAFLPTVLLSPLVVLLGSRLLTWANRVEAGQFRVLHDAEVTPALRLPDRKGVLGKSLGLIVNPTLWRTIGYYLARAALAVPSGLLTFFAWFGPVYLIGVAVLESLHPPELRDAVSRYQATATGLAPFRGGDWLFWVVVFLVVGMVLLFLAPVLVRGMSIVHVALTRTVLEPKSAADLAARVREVEERRSVAMRAAEAERRRIERDLHDGAQQQLVALAMKLGRARARHGNDPDGAMTLVAEAHQEAKDAIEMLRSLTRGLHPPVLEDRGLDAALSALAAHCPVPVRISYDVSPRPTQTIEAIGYFVVAEALTNIAKHARASRAGVEVRREEDRLVIRVTDDGVGGAAATPGSGLAGLADRAGGVDGRLSISSPAGGPTAVTVELPCES
- a CDS encoding GNAT family N-acetyltransferase; the protein is MIAAPTGPLPKLLASTAAAGQGMYSMVVADTDAEVRAAQRLRHRVFAEELGARLAGPSGVDVDGLDGHCDHLLIKSEPSGEVVGTYRILSPWAARRRGGLYADGEFRLGALDDLRPSLVELGRSCVAPEHRNGSVIGLMWAGIFRYVALVGARWVAGCASIPLVDGGLRAAGVRDVVLSRSPAPAEYRVTPRNPWRHKDVVRGREGIALPPLMRGYLRLGAWACGEPALDPEFGCADFFLLLAVDRMDPRYSRRFQ
- a CDS encoding lysophospholipid acyltransferase family protein; protein product: MTARRRKPFKWTPFTPCDPSCIPSRDGEPVVSRLERARRLLRLAGFLAVAVPVSWFFGRMSPRRRGRLVQAGARAMLRALDIRLTVRGTLPSTPTLIVANHLSWVDGLVMLATQPLYQVAKAEIRYIPLFGGLGTRAGTVWIKRDKMSQLPGVVEKMRVRLAEGAHVAVFPEGTTRCTPDGAVMRRASFQAALDAGAAVQPARVEFFGREGRPSTMPTFIGRDDLLPSIGRVLRARGLHATVTFGQAIPAGTAGTRKELAALAKDGFDRLGGEVAARVPEEALAATEPTGAEGAGATGRPGPAVERERELDAA
- a CDS encoding peptidoglycan recognition protein family protein, with amino-acid sequence MSNPAPHPFGRRAFLRGGLTVTAAGALGLADPLFAGASELAPTIHGTAAWNARPASGAISLLASKPVKIIVHHTATANSTDYSLAHAFALSRSIQNYHMDSNGWIDTGQHFTNSRGGHITEGRHRSLEVLRAGARHVVSAHASGQNNVALGIENEGLYTSVGPTTAQWNSLVALCKYMCQQYGIATSQIFGHRDFNNTACPGNVLYGRLPELRRAVATAMGSREKVLDPVVWPLLQPGDRSEKVVVAQRLLRNAGYAEVPVDGMFDPRTEAAGKRVEAATGLPETGLFGAETWPVLVPGALRRGDRGEAVHAAQLLLVAAGMRGPATGEYDGPTEQAVRDAQTAYRLPATGQLDHLTWQHLLR